One Streptomyces mobaraensis NBRC 13819 = DSM 40847 DNA segment encodes these proteins:
- the hpnD gene encoding presqualene diphosphate synthase HpnD: protein MIGTPHASAPVLAAYSYCEAVTGQQAGNFSYGIRLLPTAKRRAMSALYAFSRRVDDIGDGPLDDESKRLRLEETRAVLGRIRDGDVEEDDTDPVAVALAHAARRFPIPLGALDELIDGVQMDVRGETYETWDDLAVYCRCVAGSIGRLSLGVFGTVPGARDAERASEYANTLGLALQLTNILRDVREDAANGRTYLPSEDLAKFGCSAGFGSAVPPEGADFTGLVAFEVRRARALFAEGMRLLPMLDRRSGACVAAMSGIYRRLLDRIAETPQAVLRGRVSLPGREKALVAVRGLSGYDARSVHRQTARGRA, encoded by the coding sequence GTGATCGGAACGCCACACGCGTCCGCACCGGTACTCGCCGCGTACAGCTACTGCGAGGCCGTCACCGGACAGCAGGCCGGCAACTTCAGCTATGGGATCAGGCTGCTGCCCACCGCCAAGCGGCGGGCCATGTCCGCGCTCTACGCCTTCTCCCGGCGGGTCGACGACATCGGGGACGGGCCGCTGGACGACGAGTCCAAGCGGCTGCGGCTGGAGGAGACGCGCGCCGTGCTCGGCCGGATAAGGGACGGCGACGTCGAGGAGGACGACACCGACCCGGTGGCCGTCGCCCTGGCGCACGCCGCGCGGCGCTTTCCCATTCCGCTCGGCGCGCTCGACGAACTGATCGACGGCGTTCAGATGGACGTTCGCGGCGAGACCTACGAGACCTGGGACGACCTGGCGGTGTACTGCCGCTGTGTCGCGGGGTCGATCGGACGGCTCTCGCTGGGCGTGTTCGGCACCGTGCCCGGCGCACGGGACGCCGAGCGCGCCTCCGAGTACGCCAATACGCTGGGGCTGGCGCTCCAGCTCACCAACATCCTGCGTGACGTCCGGGAGGACGCGGCCAACGGCCGTACCTACCTCCCCTCCGAGGACCTCGCCAAGTTCGGCTGCTCGGCCGGGTTCGGCTCCGCCGTCCCGCCGGAGGGCGCCGACTTCACCGGCCTGGTGGCCTTCGAGGTCCGGCGCGCCCGCGCGCTGTTCGCCGAGGGCATGCGGCTGCTGCCGATGCTCGACCGGCGCAGCGGCGCCTGTGTCGCCGCGATGTCCGGCATCTACCGCCGGCTGCTCGACCGCATCGCCGAGACCCCGCAGGCCGTGCTGCGCGGCCGGGTCTCGCTCCCCGGCCGGGAGAAGGCCCTGGTGGCCGTCCGCGGGCTGTCCGGCTACGACGCGCGCAGCGTCCACCGGCAGACCGCCAGGGGGCGCGCTTGA
- the hpnE gene encoding hydroxysqualene dehydroxylase HpnE, translating to MTETDAPAVPAGRSGHSDGSAAVVVGGGLAGVTAALELAAAGLRVTLLEGRPRLGGLAFSFRRGELTVDNGQHVFLRCCTAYRWFLDRIDAGHLATVQDRLDVPVLDVGHRSGRPRLGRLRRAGLPVPLHLAASLATYPHLSFAERMGVGRAALALRGLDPADPALDDIDFATWLHRHGQSARTVEALWDLVGVATLNATADQASLGLAAKVFKTGLLSEPGAADIGWAGVPLGELHDTRARAALDKAGVRVALRTRVTGLTRADGGGWRVETETGPGTGERLEADAVVLAVPQREAHALLPDGALPDAGRLLEIGTAPILNLHVIYDRKVLRQPFFTALGSPVQWVFDRTHSSGLAARTASGQYLAVSQSAAQDDIDRPVAELRARYLPELERLLPAARGAGVRDFFVTRERTATFAPTPGVGRLRPGARTDAPGLFLAGAWTATGWPATMEGAVRSGLSAADAALSGLGRTYRSPVREAV from the coding sequence ATGACGGAGACGGACGCACCCGCCGTACCCGCCGGCCGGTCGGGCCACTCCGACGGGTCGGCCGCCGTGGTGGTCGGCGGCGGGCTCGCCGGCGTCACCGCGGCGCTCGAACTCGCCGCCGCCGGGCTCCGGGTCACGCTGCTGGAGGGCCGCCCCCGACTGGGCGGCCTCGCCTTCTCGTTCCGGCGCGGCGAGCTGACGGTCGACAACGGGCAGCACGTCTTCCTGCGCTGCTGCACCGCCTACCGCTGGTTCCTCGACCGGATCGACGCCGGCCACCTCGCCACCGTGCAGGACCGCCTCGACGTCCCGGTGCTGGACGTCGGCCACCGCTCCGGCCGCCCGCGACTGGGCCGGCTGCGCCGGGCCGGGCTGCCGGTCCCGCTGCACCTGGCCGCCAGCCTGGCCACGTACCCGCACCTGTCGTTCGCCGAGCGGATGGGCGTCGGCCGCGCCGCGCTGGCGCTGCGCGGGCTCGACCCCGCCGACCCGGCGCTGGACGACATCGACTTCGCCACCTGGCTGCACCGCCACGGGCAGTCGGCCCGTACCGTCGAGGCGCTCTGGGACCTGGTGGGCGTCGCCACGCTGAACGCCACCGCCGACCAGGCGTCGCTGGGGCTGGCCGCCAAGGTCTTCAAGACCGGGCTGCTCTCCGAGCCCGGCGCCGCCGACATCGGCTGGGCCGGCGTCCCGCTCGGCGAGCTGCACGACACCCGGGCCCGCGCCGCGCTGGACAAGGCCGGGGTGCGGGTGGCGCTGCGCACCCGCGTCACCGGGCTCACCCGGGCCGACGGCGGTGGCTGGCGGGTGGAGACCGAGACCGGGCCGGGCACCGGCGAGCGGCTGGAGGCCGACGCCGTGGTGCTCGCCGTACCGCAGCGAGAGGCGCACGCCCTGCTGCCGGACGGCGCGCTGCCCGACGCCGGGCGGCTGCTGGAGATCGGCACCGCGCCGATCCTCAACCTGCATGTGATTTATGATCGCAAAGTCCTGCGGCAGCCGTTCTTCACGGCGCTCGGGTCTCCCGTGCAGTGGGTCTTCGACCGGACGCACTCGTCCGGTCTGGCGGCCCGCACCGCGAGCGGCCAGTACCTCGCCGTCTCCCAGTCGGCCGCGCAGGACGACATCGACCGGCCGGTCGCCGAGCTGCGGGCGCGCTACCTGCCCGAGCTGGAGCGGCTGCTGCCGGCCGCCCGCGGCGCCGGCGTGCGGGACTTCTTCGTGACCCGGGAGCGGACAGCGACGTTCGCCCCCACACCGGGCGTCGGCCGGCTGCGGCCGGGCGCCCGGACCGACGCGCCCGGCCTGTTCCTGGCCGGTGCGTGGACCGCAACCGGCTGGCCCGCGACCATGGAGGGCGCCGTGCGCAGTGGTCTCAGCGCCGCGGACGCGGCCCTCTCCGGGCTCGGCCGGACCTATCGCAGCCCCGTGCGGGAGGCGGTATGA
- a CDS encoding polyprenyl synthetase family protein — protein MTSAIPACDTGDVSALLERGRTLAAPVLRAAVNRLAAPMDTVAAYHFGWIDVDGRPTDADSGKAVRPALALLSAEAAGAAPETGVPGAVAVELVHNFSLLHDDLMDGDEQRRHRDTVWKVHGPAQAILVGDALFALANEVLLELGTAEAGRATRRLTTATRKLIDGQAQDISYEHRERVTVAECLEMEGNKTGALLACAASIGAVLGGADDRTADVLEAYGYHMGLAFQAVDDLLGIWGDPEATGKQTWSDLRQRKKSLPVVAALAAGGPASERLAAILAEDAKLTDAQLADFDEEEFASRAALIEEAGGREWTSQEARRQHATAIEALDGVDIPSDIRARLVALSDFVVVRKR, from the coding sequence GTGACTTCGGCGATCCCAGCCTGCGATACCGGCGACGTCAGCGCCCTGTTGGAGCGCGGACGGACGCTCGCCGCGCCGGTGTTGCGTGCCGCCGTCAACCGGCTCGCGGCACCGATGGACACCGTGGCCGCCTACCACTTCGGCTGGATCGACGTCGACGGGCGGCCGACGGACGCGGACAGCGGCAAGGCCGTCCGCCCCGCCCTGGCCCTGCTCTCGGCCGAGGCCGCCGGCGCCGCCCCGGAGACGGGCGTGCCGGGGGCGGTGGCCGTCGAGCTCGTGCACAACTTCTCGCTGCTGCACGACGACCTGATGGACGGCGACGAGCAGCGCCGGCACCGCGACACCGTCTGGAAGGTGCACGGCCCGGCGCAGGCGATCCTCGTCGGCGACGCCCTCTTCGCGCTCGCGAACGAGGTGCTGCTGGAGCTGGGGACGGCCGAGGCCGGCCGGGCCACCCGCCGGCTGACCACCGCCACCCGCAAGCTCATCGACGGCCAGGCCCAGGACATCTCCTACGAGCACCGCGAGCGGGTCACCGTGGCGGAGTGCCTGGAGATGGAGGGCAACAAGACCGGTGCCCTGCTGGCCTGCGCCGCCTCCATCGGCGCGGTGCTCGGCGGCGCCGACGACCGCACGGCCGACGTCCTGGAGGCGTACGGCTACCACATGGGCCTCGCCTTCCAGGCGGTGGACGACCTGCTGGGCATCTGGGGCGACCCGGAGGCCACCGGCAAGCAGACCTGGAGCGATCTGCGGCAGCGCAAGAAGTCGCTGCCGGTCGTGGCCGCCCTGGCGGCGGGCGGGCCGGCCTCCGAGCGGCTCGCGGCCATCCTGGCCGAGGACGCCAAGCTGACCGACGCCCAGCTCGCCGACTTCGACGAGGAAGAATTCGCCAGCCGCGCGGCGTTGATCGAGGAGGCCGGCGGTCGGGAGTGGACCTCGCAGGAGGCCCGCCGGCAGCACGCGACGGCGATCGAGGCGCTGGACGGAGTTGACATCCCGTCAGATATCCGGGCCCGTCTCGTCGCGCTGTCGGACTTCGTTGTAGTACGAAAGAGATGA
- the shc gene encoding squalene--hopene cyclase, whose amino-acid sequence MTATTDGAGALLPRVAEAGHSATAVTEVKEEAAGGAPAAVRAAAERATARATEYLLSRQNEQGWWKGDLETNVTMDAEDLLLREFLGIRDDRTTRAAARWIRSQQRPDGTWATFHGGPGELSATVEAYVALRLAGDAPDEPHMAAASAWVRERGGIAASRVFTRIWLALFGWWKWEDLPEMPPEIMFLPKWMPLNIYDFACWARQTIVPLTVVGAHRPVRPAPFALDELHTDPRRPNPPRPPAPAATWDGFFQRLDKALHAYRRVAVRPLRRAALNAAARWIVERQENDGCWGGIQPPAVYSVIALSLLGYDLDHPVLRAGLESLDRFAVWHEDADGEPVRMIEACQSPVWDTCLATIALADAGLAPDHPALVKAADWMLDEQVLRPGDWSVRRPKLQPGAWAFEFHNDNYPDVDDTAEVVLALLRVRHPDPARVQEAVRRAMRWTVGMRSRNGAWAAFDVDNTSPFPNRLPFCDFGEVIDPPSADVTAHVVEALAVLGKQHDPRARGGIEWLLAEQEECGAWFGRWGVNYVYGTGAVVPALVAAGLPGSHPALRRAVAWLESVQNADGGWGEDLRSYRDADWMGRGASTASQTAWALLALLAAGERDSPAVERGVAWLADTQRPDGSWDEPYFTGTGFPWDFSINYHLYRQVFPLTALGRYLHGEPFAAREV is encoded by the coding sequence ATGACAGCGACGACCGACGGCGCCGGGGCTCTTCTGCCCCGTGTCGCCGAGGCCGGTCACAGCGCCACCGCTGTGACAGAAGTGAAGGAGGAGGCGGCCGGCGGAGCACCGGCCGCCGTCCGCGCCGCCGCCGAGCGGGCCACCGCCCGGGCGACCGAGTACCTCCTGTCCCGCCAGAACGAGCAGGGATGGTGGAAGGGCGACCTGGAGACCAACGTCACCATGGACGCCGAGGACCTGCTGCTCCGCGAGTTCCTGGGGATCAGGGACGACCGCACCACCCGCGCCGCCGCCCGCTGGATCCGCTCCCAGCAGCGTCCCGACGGCACCTGGGCCACCTTCCACGGCGGCCCCGGCGAACTGTCCGCCACCGTCGAGGCGTACGTCGCCCTCCGGCTGGCCGGGGACGCCCCGGACGAGCCGCACATGGCCGCCGCCTCCGCCTGGGTCCGCGAACGCGGCGGCATCGCCGCCAGCCGGGTCTTCACCCGGATCTGGCTGGCCCTCTTCGGCTGGTGGAAATGGGAGGACCTCCCGGAGATGCCTCCGGAGATCATGTTCCTCCCCAAGTGGATGCCGCTGAACATCTACGACTTCGCCTGCTGGGCCCGGCAGACCATCGTGCCGCTCACCGTCGTCGGCGCCCACCGGCCCGTACGGCCCGCGCCGTTCGCCCTCGACGAGCTGCACACCGACCCCCGCCGCCCCAACCCGCCGCGCCCGCCCGCGCCGGCCGCCACCTGGGACGGCTTCTTCCAGCGCCTGGACAAGGCGCTGCACGCCTACCGCAGGGTCGCCGTCCGCCCGCTGCGCCGCGCGGCGCTCAACGCCGCCGCCCGCTGGATCGTCGAGCGTCAGGAGAACGACGGCTGCTGGGGCGGCATCCAGCCCCCGGCGGTCTACTCCGTCATCGCCCTCAGCCTCCTCGGCTACGACCTCGACCACCCCGTGCTGCGCGCGGGCCTGGAGTCGCTGGACCGCTTCGCCGTCTGGCACGAGGACGCCGACGGCGAACCGGTCCGGATGATCGAGGCGTGCCAGTCCCCGGTCTGGGACACCTGCCTGGCCACCATCGCGCTCGCCGACGCGGGACTCGCCCCGGACCACCCGGCGCTGGTGAAGGCCGCCGACTGGATGCTGGACGAGCAGGTGCTGCGCCCCGGCGACTGGTCCGTCCGGCGCCCCAAACTCCAGCCCGGCGCCTGGGCGTTCGAATTCCACAACGACAACTACCCGGACGTCGACGACACCGCCGAGGTGGTGCTCGCCCTGCTGCGCGTCCGGCACCCGGACCCGGCGCGGGTCCAGGAGGCCGTCCGGCGGGCGATGCGGTGGACCGTGGGCATGCGGTCGAGGAACGGCGCGTGGGCCGCGTTCGACGTCGACAACACCAGCCCCTTCCCCAACCGGCTCCCGTTCTGCGACTTCGGCGAGGTCATCGACCCGCCCTCCGCGGACGTGACCGCCCACGTGGTCGAGGCGCTGGCCGTCCTCGGCAAGCAGCACGACCCCCGCGCGCGCGGGGGCATCGAGTGGCTGCTCGCCGAACAGGAGGAGTGCGGCGCCTGGTTCGGCCGCTGGGGCGTCAACTACGTCTACGGCACCGGTGCGGTGGTCCCCGCGCTCGTCGCCGCGGGCCTGCCCGGCTCCCACCCCGCCCTCCGGCGGGCCGTCGCCTGGCTGGAGAGCGTCCAGAACGCCGACGGCGGCTGGGGCGAGGACCTCCGCTCCTACCGGGACGCCGACTGGATGGGCCGCGGCGCCTCCACCGCCTCCCAGACCGCCTGGGCCCTGCTGGCCCTGCTGGCGGCGGGGGAGCGGGACAGTCCCGCCGTCGAACGCGGGGTGGCCTGGCTGGCCGACACCCAGCGCCCGGACGGCTCCTGGGACGAGCCCTACTTCACCGGCACGGGCTTCCCCTGGGACTTCTCCATCAACTACCACCTGTACCGGCAGGTGTTCCCGCTCACGGCCCTCGGCCGCTACCTGCACGGCGAGCCCTTCGCTGCCCGGGAGGTCTGA
- the hpnH gene encoding adenosyl-hopene transferase HpnH → MAMPLRQSIRVGTYLAEQKLRRREKFPLIVELEPLFACNLKCEGCGKIQHPAGILKQRMPVAQAVGAVLESGAPMVSIAGGEPLMHPQIDEIVRQLVAKRKYVFLCTNAMLLRKKLDKFKPSPYFAFAVHIDGLRERHDESVAKEGVFDEAVAAIKEAKRRGFRVTTNSTFFNTDTPQTIVEVLNYLNDDLKVDEMMISPAYAYEKAPDQDHFLGVEQTRELFSKAFAGGNRKRWRLNHSPLFLDFLEGKADFPCTAWAIPNYSLFGWQRPCYLMSDGYVPTYRQLVEETDWDKYGRGKDPRCANCMAHCGYEPTAVLATMSSLKESLRAVRETVSGNRD, encoded by the coding sequence ATGGCAATGCCGCTTCGTCAGTCCATCCGCGTAGGCACCTATCTCGCAGAACAGAAGCTGCGCAGGCGGGAGAAGTTCCCGTTGATCGTGGAACTGGAACCGCTCTTCGCGTGCAACCTCAAGTGCGAGGGCTGCGGCAAGATCCAGCACCCGGCGGGGATCCTGAAGCAGCGCATGCCGGTGGCGCAGGCGGTCGGCGCGGTGCTGGAGTCCGGCGCGCCGATGGTCTCCATCGCGGGTGGCGAACCCCTGATGCATCCCCAGATCGACGAGATCGTGCGGCAGTTGGTGGCCAAGAGGAAATACGTCTTCCTCTGCACCAACGCGATGCTGCTGCGCAAGAAGCTCGACAAGTTCAAGCCCTCCCCGTATTTCGCCTTCGCGGTGCACATCGACGGGCTGCGCGAGCGGCACGACGAGTCCGTGGCGAAGGAGGGCGTCTTCGACGAGGCGGTGGCGGCCATAAAGGAGGCGAAGCGGCGCGGCTTCCGGGTCACCACCAACTCGACCTTCTTCAACACCGACACCCCCCAGACCATCGTCGAGGTGCTCAACTACCTCAACGACGACCTGAAGGTGGACGAGATGATGATCTCGCCCGCCTACGCCTACGAGAAGGCCCCCGACCAGGACCACTTCCTGGGCGTCGAGCAGACCCGGGAGCTGTTCTCCAAGGCGTTCGCCGGCGGCAACCGGAAGCGGTGGCGGCTCAACCACAGCCCCCTCTTCCTGGACTTCCTGGAGGGCAAGGCCGACTTCCCCTGCACCGCCTGGGCCATCCCCAACTACTCGCTCTTCGGCTGGCAGCGTCCCTGCTACCTGATGAGCGACGGGTACGTGCCCACCTACCGGCAGCTGGTCGAGGAGACCGACTGGGACAAGTACGGCCGCGGCAAGGACCCGCGCTGCGCCAACTGCATGGCGCACTGCGGCTACGAGCCCACCGCCGTGCTGGCGACCATGAGTTCGCTCAAGGAGTCGCTGCGCGCCGTCCGCGAGACCGTCTCGGGCAACCGGGACTGA
- the ispG gene encoding flavodoxin-dependent (E)-4-hydroxy-3-methylbut-2-enyl-diphosphate synthase, protein MPSVPARIAVRRPSRQIRVGSVAVGGDAPVSVQSMTTTRTSDIGATLQQIAELTASGCQIVRVACPTQDDADALKVIAAKSQIPVIADIHFQPKYVFAAIDAGCAAVRVNPGNIKQFDDKVKEIAKAASDAGTPIRIGVNAGSLDRRLLQKYGKATPEALVESALWEASLFEEHGFRDIKISVKHNDPVVMVNAYRQLAAQCDYPLHLGVTEAGPAFQGTIKSAVAFGALLSEGIGDTIRVSLSAPPAEEVKVGIQILESLNLRQRRLEIVSCPSCGRAQVDVYKLADEVTAGLEGMEVPLRVAVMGCVVNGPGEAREADLGVASGNGKGQIFVKGEVIKTVPESKIVETLIDEATKLADRMAAAGTPSGPPAVTVAG, encoded by the coding sequence ATGCCCTCCGTCCCCGCCCGGATCGCCGTACGCCGGCCCAGCCGGCAGATCCGGGTCGGGTCGGTGGCCGTGGGCGGGGACGCGCCGGTGTCGGTGCAGTCGATGACGACGACGCGGACGTCGGACATCGGTGCGACGTTGCAGCAGATCGCGGAGCTGACGGCGTCGGGGTGCCAGATCGTGCGGGTGGCGTGTCCGACGCAGGACGACGCGGACGCGTTGAAGGTGATCGCGGCGAAGTCGCAGATCCCGGTGATCGCGGACATCCACTTCCAGCCGAAGTACGTGTTCGCGGCGATCGATGCCGGGTGTGCGGCGGTGCGGGTGAATCCGGGGAACATCAAGCAGTTCGACGACAAGGTCAAGGAGATCGCCAAGGCGGCCTCCGACGCCGGGACGCCGATCCGCATCGGTGTGAACGCCGGGTCGCTGGACCGCCGCCTGCTGCAGAAGTACGGCAAGGCCACCCCCGAGGCGCTGGTGGAGTCGGCGCTGTGGGAGGCGTCGCTGTTCGAGGAGCACGGCTTCCGCGACATCAAGATCTCGGTCAAGCACAACGACCCGGTGGTGATGGTCAACGCCTACCGGCAGCTCGCCGCCCAGTGCGACTACCCGCTGCACCTGGGGGTGACGGAGGCGGGCCCGGCGTTCCAGGGCACGATCAAGTCGGCCGTGGCCTTCGGTGCGCTGCTGTCGGAGGGGATCGGTGACACGATCCGGGTCTCGCTGTCGGCGCCGCCGGCGGAGGAGGTCAAGGTCGGCATCCAGATCCTGGAGTCGCTGAACCTGCGCCAGCGTCGGCTGGAGATCGTCTCGTGTCCGTCGTGCGGGCGGGCGCAGGTGGACGTCTACAAGCTGGCCGACGAGGTGACGGCGGGCCTGGAGGGCATGGAGGTGCCGCTGCGCGTGGCGGTGATGGGCTGTGTGGTCAACGGTCCGGGTGAGGCGCGTGAGGCGGACCTGGGTGTGGCGTCCGGCAATGGCAAGGGGCAGATCTTCGTGAAGGGCGAGGTCATCAAGACCGTCCCCGAGTCGAAGATCGTCGAGACCCTCATCGACGAAGCGACGAAGCTGGCCGACCGGATGGCGGCGGCGGGCACGCCCTCGGGGCCGCCCGCCGTCACCGTCGCCGGCTAG
- the dxs gene encoding 1-deoxy-D-xylulose-5-phosphate synthase produces MSLLENIRGPRDLKALDAEELDELAAEIRHFLVHAVARTGGHLGPNLGVVELTIALHRSFDSPSDRVLWDTGHQSYVHKLLTGRQDFSKLRSKGGLSGYPSREESEHDVIENSHASTVLSWADGLAKANQVLGRWNRHVVAVIGDGALTGGMAWEALNNIAAAKDRPLIIVVNDNERSYAPTIGGLADHLATLRTTDGYERFLARGKETIQGLPLIGKPLYESLHGAKKGFKDAFAPQGMFEDLGLKYLGPIDGHDIAAVESALRRAKRFHGPVLVHVRTEKGRGYRPALEDEADRFHTVGVMNSLTGEPLAPATGTSWTSVFGDEMVRIGAERADVVALTAAMLHPVGLTKFAERFPDRVWDVGIAEQHAATSAAGLATGGLHPVFAVYATFLNRAFDQVLMDVALHKCGVTFVLDRAGVTGTDGPSHNGMWDMSVLQVVPGLRIAAPRDATRLRDELREAVDVSDAPTVVRFPKATVGADIPAVDRAGGMDVLHRAETPDVLLVAVGTMAEVALEAAGLLAARGTGCTVVDPRWVKPVDPALPALAAGHRMVAVVEDNSRTGGVGWAVAQALRDADVDLPVETIGIPERFLAHAKRSEVLADLGLTPAETAGRISAVLARKEAGRAPRRAAAPARKENA; encoded by the coding sequence GTGTCGCTGCTGGAGAACATCCGCGGTCCGCGGGACCTGAAAGCACTGGACGCGGAGGAGCTGGACGAACTCGCGGCGGAGATCCGCCACTTCCTGGTGCACGCCGTCGCCAGGACCGGCGGCCACCTCGGTCCCAACCTCGGCGTGGTGGAGCTCACCATCGCGCTGCACCGCTCCTTCGACTCGCCCTCCGACCGGGTCCTCTGGGACACCGGACACCAGTCGTACGTCCACAAACTGCTGACGGGACGTCAGGACTTCTCCAAGCTCCGCAGCAAGGGCGGCCTCTCCGGCTACCCCTCCCGCGAGGAGTCCGAGCACGACGTCATCGAGAACAGCCACGCCTCCACCGTCCTGAGCTGGGCCGACGGCCTCGCCAAGGCCAACCAGGTGCTCGGCCGCTGGAACCGGCACGTCGTCGCCGTCATCGGCGACGGCGCCCTCACCGGCGGCATGGCCTGGGAGGCGCTCAACAACATCGCCGCCGCCAAGGACCGGCCGCTGATCATCGTCGTCAACGACAACGAGCGCAGCTACGCGCCCACCATCGGCGGCCTCGCCGACCACCTGGCCACCCTGCGCACCACCGACGGCTACGAGCGCTTCCTCGCCCGCGGCAAGGAGACGATCCAGGGCCTGCCCCTGATCGGCAAGCCCCTGTACGAGTCGCTGCACGGCGCGAAGAAGGGGTTCAAGGACGCCTTCGCCCCGCAGGGCATGTTCGAGGACCTCGGCCTGAAGTACCTCGGGCCGATAGACGGGCACGACATCGCCGCCGTCGAGTCCGCGCTGCGCCGCGCCAAGCGCTTCCACGGGCCCGTCCTGGTGCACGTGCGGACGGAGAAGGGGCGAGGCTACCGGCCCGCCCTGGAGGACGAGGCCGACCGCTTCCACACCGTCGGCGTGATGAACTCGCTCACCGGCGAGCCGCTCGCCCCCGCCACCGGCACCTCGTGGACCTCGGTCTTCGGCGACGAGATGGTGCGCATCGGCGCCGAGCGGGCGGACGTGGTGGCGCTCACCGCCGCGATGCTCCACCCGGTCGGCCTGACGAAGTTCGCCGAGCGGTTCCCCGACCGGGTCTGGGACGTGGGCATCGCCGAGCAGCACGCCGCCACGTCCGCGGCCGGACTGGCGACGGGCGGGCTGCACCCGGTCTTCGCCGTCTACGCCACCTTCCTCAACCGGGCCTTCGACCAGGTGCTGATGGACGTCGCCCTGCACAAGTGCGGCGTCACCTTCGTCCTGGACCGCGCGGGCGTCACCGGCACCGACGGCCCGTCGCACAACGGCATGTGGGACATGTCCGTCCTCCAGGTCGTCCCCGGCCTGCGGATCGCCGCCCCGCGCGACGCCACCCGGCTGCGCGACGAACTCCGCGAGGCCGTCGACGTCTCCGACGCCCCCACCGTCGTCCGCTTCCCCAAGGCGACCGTCGGGGCCGACATCCCGGCGGTGGACCGCGCCGGCGGCATGGACGTCCTGCACCGCGCGGAGACGCCCGACGTGCTGCTCGTCGCCGTCGGCACCATGGCCGAGGTCGCGCTGGAGGCCGCCGGCCTGCTGGCCGCCCGCGGCACCGGCTGCACCGTCGTCGACCCCCGCTGGGTCAAACCGGTCGACCCCGCACTGCCCGCCCTCGCCGCCGGACACCGCATGGTGGCCGTCGTCGAGGACAACAGCCGCACCGGCGGCGTCGGCTGGGCCGTCGCCCAGGCGCTGCGCGACGCGGACGTCGACCTGCCCGTCGAGACCATCGGCATCCCGGAGCGGTTCCTCGCCCACGCGAAACGCTCCGAGGTGCTGGCCGACCTGGGCCTCACCCCCGCCGAGACCGCCGGCCGGATCAGCGCGGTCCTGGCCCGCAAGGAGGCCGGGAGGGCCCCGCGCCGGGCCGCCGCCCCGGCGCGTAAGGAGAACGCATGA